The proteins below are encoded in one region of Bremerella sp. P1:
- a CDS encoding TIGR01457 family HAD-type hydrolase yields the protein MSKGFLIDMDGVMYRGGQMISGADAFIRQLRDDGTPFLFLTNNSQRTRRDVVTKLARMGIEVEEQQVFTCAMATARFLASQKPNGTAYVLGEGGLLNALHQNGYSVVDHDPDFVVVGEGRTLNWDMVETATQMILDGAKLIATNDDPNCPTSRGTRPGAGATIAFLEKATGRKALSIGKPSPLMMRMARKEIGLETSETVMIGDTMETDILGGVQMGYQTILVLSGGTQLEDIPKHPYQPDLIIDSVAELVRKQDDRVVLRTPVPVTVPDDSANEFVASLRR from the coding sequence ATGAGTAAGGGATTTTTGATCGACATGGATGGCGTCATGTATCGCGGGGGACAAATGATCTCTGGCGCAGATGCATTCATTCGACAGCTTCGAGATGACGGTACTCCGTTTCTGTTCCTAACCAATAACAGTCAACGCACGCGACGCGACGTCGTGACGAAGTTGGCTCGTATGGGAATCGAAGTGGAAGAACAGCAGGTCTTTACCTGTGCTATGGCAACAGCACGCTTTCTTGCCAGCCAAAAGCCTAACGGTACTGCCTACGTGCTTGGCGAAGGAGGGCTGCTCAACGCGCTTCACCAGAATGGTTACTCGGTCGTTGACCACGATCCAGACTTTGTCGTTGTCGGTGAGGGCCGTACCTTGAACTGGGACATGGTCGAAACGGCAACCCAGATGATCTTGGACGGGGCCAAATTGATTGCGACTAATGATGATCCGAATTGCCCGACCTCGCGTGGTACACGCCCAGGTGCCGGGGCGACGATTGCTTTTCTCGAGAAGGCAACTGGTCGCAAAGCGCTGAGCATTGGCAAGCCAAGCCCGCTGATGATGCGCATGGCTCGCAAAGAAATCGGTCTGGAGACCTCCGAGACCGTAATGATCGGCGACACGATGGAAACCGATATCCTCGGCGGCGTCCAAATGGGATACCAGACCATCCTGGTACTTTCAGGCGGAACCCAACTAGAGGATATCCCCAAGCATCCTTATCAGCCTGACTTGATCATCGACTCGGTCGCCGAGTTGGTGCGCAAACAGGATGATCGAGTCGTCTTGCGAACCCCGGTTCCGGTTACGGTACCCGACGATTCAGCCAACGAATTTGTAGCTTCACTGCGACGATAA
- a CDS encoding serine/threonine-protein kinase, translated as MNETSATHPTRHELESFFHGTLAEADRQRIEDHVGQCDTCCDVLRTIPHDPLVERIHAATSSIDDGLTPVASTTPLFQEEDAGTIPTALLDHPRYRIIRQLGQGGMGIVYQAEHKLMERPVALKVISSRLMKNELAVERFHQEVKAAAKLSHRNIVAAYDAEQAGDMHFLVMEYIDGISLDQLVARRKPLPVLHACNYVLQAAQGLQHAFERGTVHRDIKPHNLMRTTRGTIKILDFGLARFATQSDQSPDDPGLTADFTALGTPDYMAPEQARDSKRADIRADLYSLGCTLYFLLAGQPPFPEGTAFEKVLGHCERQPQPLSELRDDIPPEVIVIVEKLMAKSPDDRYQTPAEVVEQLKPFGHPDSPYASEAASTQPSIPNTLLSAPKVEQNKESQTQRPQSKSRPKVSPFSAWVQKNRLLIGGGGAILGAIVALLVLGEFGNENTPTPTPPNPDPITSSEGNGSPVPSTSEEWINLISRIDLPANAVAGNWEVTPDGQLHADAAAGARIMLPFLPPREYDLEVQFTRNSGAQSIALHFLAGEGNASFDIDGWTENLGGIQNIDGENIRTNPTRVDSVVLENGRRYRAEVRVRRDQVQAYLDGQLLATYEGDGSNLTLLELWTLPEKSLGLGAYDSDTTFHQVRLRPVSN; from the coding sequence ATGAACGAGACTAGCGCGACGCACCCCACGCGACACGAGCTCGAATCATTCTTTCATGGCACCCTTGCTGAGGCCGATCGCCAGCGGATTGAAGACCACGTGGGCCAGTGCGATACGTGCTGTGATGTCTTACGCACGATACCGCATGATCCGCTGGTGGAACGAATCCACGCTGCGACCAGCAGTATCGACGATGGCCTGACCCCGGTTGCCAGTACCACCCCGCTTTTCCAGGAGGAAGATGCCGGGACGATTCCCACCGCATTGCTCGACCATCCAAGGTACCGCATCATTCGGCAACTTGGCCAAGGGGGCATGGGTATTGTCTATCAGGCCGAGCACAAACTGATGGAGCGGCCGGTCGCACTGAAGGTAATCAGTTCGCGTCTGATGAAGAATGAACTGGCCGTCGAGCGTTTTCACCAGGAAGTAAAAGCGGCTGCCAAGTTATCCCATCGCAACATTGTGGCTGCTTACGATGCGGAACAAGCAGGCGACATGCACTTTCTGGTGATGGAATACATCGATGGCATCAGTCTTGATCAGCTGGTTGCCCGCCGAAAGCCGCTGCCGGTGTTGCATGCGTGTAACTACGTTTTGCAGGCTGCTCAAGGCTTGCAGCATGCCTTCGAGCGAGGCACGGTTCACCGAGACATCAAGCCGCATAACTTGATGCGGACCACGCGTGGAACGATCAAGATTCTCGATTTTGGATTGGCACGCTTCGCGACTCAGTCTGACCAATCTCCGGACGACCCGGGGCTGACGGCCGACTTTACCGCGCTTGGAACGCCAGACTACATGGCCCCCGAACAAGCACGTGATTCCAAGCGAGCCGACATTCGCGCAGACCTCTATAGCTTGGGCTGTACGCTCTATTTTCTGCTGGCCGGACAGCCTCCGTTTCCTGAGGGAACTGCATTTGAAAAAGTCCTTGGTCACTGCGAACGCCAACCGCAACCTCTGTCGGAACTTCGCGACGACATCCCGCCGGAAGTAATCGTCATTGTCGAAAAGCTAATGGCTAAGTCGCCGGATGATCGCTATCAGACCCCAGCGGAAGTTGTCGAGCAGCTCAAACCCTTTGGTCATCCAGACTCCCCCTACGCAAGCGAAGCCGCGTCGACTCAGCCAAGTATCCCGAACACGTTGCTCTCGGCCCCCAAAGTCGAGCAGAACAAAGAGAGTCAGACGCAGCGTCCGCAGTCTAAATCCCGACCGAAGGTCAGCCCCTTTTCCGCGTGGGTCCAAAAGAATCGGCTTTTGATCGGAGGCGGTGGTGCAATCCTCGGAGCCATCGTAGCTTTGCTGGTCCTGGGTGAATTTGGAAACGAGAACACGCCGACACCTACACCACCCAACCCGGATCCCATTACATCATCTGAAGGGAATGGTTCTCCGGTCCCCTCAACCTCTGAGGAGTGGATCAATCTTATCTCTCGGATCGATCTTCCAGCAAACGCCGTGGCAGGAAACTGGGAAGTGACGCCCGATGGACAATTGCACGCCGATGCAGCCGCCGGTGCCCGAATCATGTTGCCGTTCCTTCCGCCACGAGAGTATGACCTGGAAGTGCAATTTACGCGGAACAGCGGCGCGCAATCGATCGCGTTACACTTTCTCGCTGGTGAAGGAAACGCATCCTTCGATATCGACGGGTGGACCGAGAACCTCGGCGGCATTCAGAATATCGACGGCGAGAACATCCGCACCAATCCTACCCGCGTTGATAGCGTCGTCCTGGAAAATGGACGCCGTTACAGGGCAGAAGTCCGTGTTCGCCGCGATCAAGTCCAGGCATATCTCGACGGCCAGTTGCTGGCGACCTATGAAGGAGACGGCTCGAATCTGACACTTCTCGAGCTTTGGACTCTACCCGAAAAGTCTTTGGGGCTAGGGGCTTACGATAGCGACACGACCTTCCACCAGGTCCGTCTCCGGCCTGTTTCCAACTAA
- a CDS encoding CheR family methyltransferase, which yields MAHAESTGDANEGRTSGKGRQPLSVIGIGASSGGLESLKKFFGALEQSQGMAFVIVQHLMPDHDSLLPEILSKHTEMQVVSVEQGQIIENGYVYVAPPGQDVGLQSGVFQVTPSAESRGWRHPIDYFFRSLARDQRQDAVGIILSGNGSDGTLGIREIKECGGMVMVQHPHEAGQDLMPLNAMETGQADYVQPVAQLAKSLESYVDHNSLFDDSTIDPAQFLEELEEIQHLLHFHAEYDFRNYKHTTLLRRVQRRMGLAGVSGIREYVHRLKDRPEEVEALAQDLLICVTQFMRNADVWEKLSELVLPKLIEDRSSNEPIRVWIPGCATGEEAYTMAMMLSDAIGDKRDVRIQIFATDISNHALKTARAAIYPETIAADIKPEWARKYFTREGDIYRVSKSIREMVVFAAHDLKGDPSFFRLDLISCRNLLIYLEPEAQANILRKFHFALNPEGYLLLGNSETAGRFDQGFEPVEAHARIFQRSTDNASNDFSLATPHTPKRVAPRRPNFRRPQPPSLRELAAEMFWKSTGSVVLILNEKLQPMFVGGSGDRFLKIPEGEQRYTVYELVRPGLHLKLRAAIGRLESASETSFDRAKLNQSDGSTIDVRGFVRKMIDPESQQRLIFIRLEEDEAAKSPGPASTSMLSSDLASLSNSDSQEELVKTLERELMETREELSHTIEQLEQANEELRASHEEAMSVNEELQSGTEELEASREELQSLNEELTTLNVQLEDKLAELESTNNDLDNLISSTRIAVVFLDTEFRVRNFTPEAIDLFSLIRTDIGRPISDLAHKFTDGSFLDDAREVLKTLTMVEREVEAEAGKIFVRRLLPYRTFDNRIEGVVATFQDITQLKETQEQLDLQRTQLSLVADAMPVLLAYVDKDRKYQFANASYEKWFGISVDKVIGKPIWEVVGEKAYEVARDKIEKVFEGERVAWDGELSYRHGPSRHVHVEYIPHFDMQGEVVGFYALIQDISKRYEAEQLLHESEARFRDLADNIAQLAWTCDTLGDVTWYNRRWYEFTGQTFEDAKIRGWANVHHPDHIQRVKDKIAECAENESVWEDTFPLRRHDGVYRWFLSRAVPIRDKEGRVIRWFGTNTDITEQMELEQALKEADRRKDEFLAMLAHELRNPLAPIRSGIDLLMMDPRSPQEPLEVMEEQVRHLVRLVDDLLDVSRITRGKVELRKENVQLQKVIQKALIAIEPYGEQKGITFSTDIPDEPMWLKADPIRLAQIFENLLINGVKYTESGGHITVGVQRHGNKVHVIFRDNGIGIDPELVPRVFELFTQSSRSFDREPGGLGIGLTIVKSLVELHRGTVEVKSEGLGQGSEFVVQLPILKKAPEEVTEAKIFQDSGTQKILIVDDNKSARHLLSRLLAALANHEIESAASGREALDKIGELNPSVVMLDIGLPEMDGYEVARRIRGIDPENRILLVAVTGYGQSEDRIQSEAAGFDVHLVKPVGIDDLRTLMMHAKLQKEE from the coding sequence ATGGCACATGCAGAATCGACCGGAGACGCAAATGAAGGTCGAACTTCCGGCAAGGGTCGACAACCGCTTTCGGTAATCGGGATCGGTGCGTCATCCGGAGGACTCGAGTCGCTCAAAAAGTTCTTTGGCGCCCTCGAACAGTCGCAGGGAATGGCATTCGTCATCGTGCAGCATTTGATGCCGGACCATGACAGTCTCTTGCCCGAGATCCTTTCCAAACATACTGAGATGCAAGTCGTTTCTGTCGAACAAGGACAGATCATCGAGAACGGCTACGTGTATGTTGCTCCGCCGGGGCAGGACGTGGGGCTTCAATCGGGCGTATTTCAGGTCACTCCATCAGCAGAGTCGCGAGGCTGGCGGCACCCGATTGATTACTTCTTCCGCAGCTTAGCGCGAGATCAGCGTCAGGATGCCGTTGGCATTATTCTGTCTGGCAATGGTAGCGACGGCACACTTGGTATCCGTGAGATCAAAGAGTGTGGCGGCATGGTCATGGTGCAACATCCGCACGAGGCCGGTCAGGATTTGATGCCGCTTAATGCGATGGAAACGGGACAAGCTGACTACGTTCAGCCAGTCGCTCAATTAGCGAAGTCGCTGGAAAGCTACGTCGATCACAACTCACTGTTCGACGATTCGACCATCGATCCTGCGCAGTTTTTGGAGGAGCTGGAAGAGATCCAGCACCTGCTCCATTTTCATGCTGAGTACGACTTTCGCAATTACAAACACACGACGCTGCTAAGACGCGTCCAGCGGCGGATGGGGTTGGCAGGCGTCTCTGGCATCCGCGAATATGTTCATCGCCTGAAAGATCGTCCTGAAGAAGTTGAAGCACTGGCCCAAGATTTACTTATCTGTGTCACGCAGTTTATGCGGAACGCGGACGTTTGGGAAAAGCTATCTGAGTTGGTGTTGCCCAAGCTCATCGAAGACCGCAGTTCCAACGAACCCATTCGAGTATGGATTCCTGGATGCGCCACAGGTGAAGAAGCCTATACCATGGCGATGATGCTCTCTGATGCCATCGGCGATAAGCGAGATGTTCGTATTCAGATCTTCGCCACGGATATTAGTAATCATGCGCTCAAGACGGCACGAGCAGCCATCTATCCAGAAACAATCGCTGCCGACATCAAGCCTGAATGGGCACGCAAGTATTTTACGCGTGAAGGGGACATCTATCGTGTTTCGAAGTCGATTCGCGAAATGGTTGTCTTCGCCGCACATGACCTCAAAGGAGATCCTTCGTTCTTTCGGCTCGATCTGATCAGTTGCCGCAATCTGCTGATCTATCTCGAACCAGAAGCTCAGGCAAACATCCTGCGGAAGTTCCATTTTGCGTTGAACCCCGAAGGCTATTTGCTCTTGGGCAATTCGGAAACGGCTGGACGCTTCGACCAGGGGTTTGAGCCCGTCGAGGCACATGCCCGGATCTTCCAGCGTTCGACCGACAATGCATCGAACGACTTCAGCCTGGCGACTCCGCATACTCCGAAGCGGGTTGCTCCGCGTCGGCCAAACTTCCGTCGTCCTCAGCCGCCGAGTTTGCGAGAGCTCGCGGCAGAGATGTTCTGGAAGTCGACTGGCTCGGTCGTGCTCATCCTAAACGAGAAGCTGCAACCGATGTTCGTCGGTGGAAGTGGTGACCGCTTCTTGAAAATCCCCGAAGGAGAACAACGCTACACGGTGTACGAACTCGTTCGTCCCGGTTTGCATTTAAAACTGCGTGCCGCGATCGGTCGGCTTGAGTCCGCATCGGAGACCTCATTCGATCGAGCTAAGTTAAATCAGTCGGACGGATCGACGATTGATGTTCGCGGATTCGTCCGCAAGATGATCGATCCCGAAAGCCAGCAGAGGCTTATCTTCATCCGGCTCGAAGAAGACGAAGCGGCAAAGTCGCCGGGGCCTGCCAGTACGTCGATGTTGTCCAGTGATCTTGCATCGCTCTCCAACTCGGATTCTCAGGAGGAATTAGTCAAGACGCTTGAACGCGAACTCATGGAGACGCGCGAAGAGTTGAGCCACACCATCGAGCAGCTTGAGCAAGCCAATGAAGAGCTGCGCGCGTCGCACGAAGAGGCGATGAGCGTCAATGAAGAATTGCAATCGGGTACGGAAGAGCTCGAGGCCTCGCGTGAAGAACTGCAGTCGCTCAATGAGGAACTGACGACGCTCAACGTCCAGCTGGAAGATAAGCTGGCGGAGCTCGAATCGACGAACAATGACCTGGATAACTTGATTTCCAGCACGCGAATCGCCGTGGTCTTTTTAGATACCGAATTTCGCGTACGTAACTTTACGCCCGAGGCGATTGATCTTTTCAGTTTGATCCGGACTGATATTGGACGACCCATCAGCGATCTGGCGCACAAGTTTACCGACGGTTCGTTTTTGGACGACGCGCGGGAAGTACTGAAGACATTGACGATGGTCGAACGCGAGGTCGAAGCGGAAGCAGGGAAGATTTTCGTTCGCCGGCTGTTGCCTTACCGTACGTTCGACAATCGGATTGAAGGTGTCGTGGCGACATTCCAGGACATCACTCAGCTGAAAGAGACGCAGGAACAACTCGACCTCCAACGAACACAGCTTTCCTTGGTCGCAGACGCCATGCCTGTGCTACTGGCATATGTCGACAAGGATCGAAAGTATCAGTTCGCCAATGCGAGTTACGAGAAGTGGTTCGGGATTTCGGTCGACAAGGTCATCGGAAAACCCATATGGGAGGTCGTCGGCGAAAAGGCATACGAAGTCGCGCGCGATAAGATTGAGAAGGTATTCGAGGGAGAGCGGGTGGCCTGGGATGGCGAACTTTCCTATCGGCACGGGCCCTCCCGTCATGTTCACGTGGAATACATCCCGCACTTTGATATGCAAGGTGAGGTCGTAGGTTTCTATGCCTTGATTCAGGATATCTCGAAACGCTACGAAGCCGAGCAGCTACTTCACGAGAGCGAGGCAAGGTTCCGCGATCTTGCCGATAACATTGCTCAGCTTGCCTGGACCTGCGACACGCTGGGAGACGTCACCTGGTACAACCGTCGCTGGTACGAGTTTACCGGACAGACTTTCGAGGACGCTAAGATCCGCGGTTGGGCCAATGTACATCATCCCGACCATATCCAGCGAGTTAAAGATAAGATTGCGGAGTGTGCGGAGAATGAATCTGTATGGGAAGACACCTTCCCGCTTCGTCGTCACGACGGTGTCTATCGCTGGTTCCTTTCTCGTGCGGTTCCGATTCGCGATAAGGAGGGCCGCGTCATTCGCTGGTTCGGGACGAACACCGATATCACCGAACAAATGGAGTTGGAGCAAGCGCTGAAAGAAGCTGATCGTCGCAAAGATGAATTCCTGGCCATGCTCGCGCACGAGCTACGCAATCCGCTGGCCCCGATCCGTAGCGGTATCGATCTGTTGATGATGGACCCCCGCAGCCCTCAAGAGCCGTTGGAGGTCATGGAAGAGCAAGTTCGTCACCTGGTTCGCTTAGTGGATGACTTGCTTGATGTTTCTCGGATTACCCGGGGAAAGGTGGAACTGCGAAAGGAGAATGTCCAACTCCAAAAAGTGATTCAGAAGGCCCTCATTGCGATCGAACCCTATGGCGAACAGAAAGGGATTACCTTCTCGACGGATATTCCGGACGAGCCCATGTGGCTAAAAGCAGACCCCATTCGGCTGGCCCAAATATTCGAGAACCTGTTAATCAATGGAGTGAAGTACACCGAAAGTGGTGGACACATTACTGTAGGTGTCCAGCGACATGGCAACAAAGTTCATGTTATCTTTCGAGACAATGGGATTGGTATCGATCCGGAGCTGGTGCCGCGCGTGTTTGAGCTGTTCACTCAGTCGTCGCGTTCCTTTGACCGGGAGCCGGGTGGTCTTGGTATCGGCCTGACGATCGTAAAGAGCCTGGTGGAACTCCACCGAGGAACCGTTGAAGTCAAAAGCGAGGGACTAGGGCAGGGGAGCGAGTTTGTCGTTCAATTGCCCATCCTAAAGAAGGCACCCGAAGAAGTGACCGAGGCAAAGATTTTTCAAGACTCAGGCACACAGAAGATTCTTATCGTCGATGACAACAAGAGTGCTCGGCACTTGCTGTCTCGATTGCTTGCCGCACTAGCCAATCATGAAATTGAATCCGCAGCCAGTGGCCGAGAGGCGCTCGATAAGATCGGCGAACTCAACCCGAGTGTGGTTATGCTGGACATCGGCTTACCTGAAATGGACGGCTACGAAGTGGCACGGCGCATTCGTGGTATTGATCCTGAGAATCGAATCTTGTTGGTCGCCGTCACTGGTTATGGTCAAAGCGAAGATCGGATTCAATCAGAAGCTGCTGGCTTCGATGTGCATCTGGTAAAGCCGGTCGGTATCGACGATCTACGAACGCTGATGATGCATGCCAAGCTACAGAAAGAAGAGTAA
- a CDS encoding outer membrane protein assembly factor BamB family protein: protein MLRTTLLVTLIAIAFSLSTSILEAGPFRLVMQGNNKLAIVNEEGAIEWEMPWGGIHDIHVLDNGHIMVQQGAAQVAEIDPDAKKVVWSYDSAKSNGNEGKRIEVHAFQPLANGNVMIAESGAGRIIEVNRDGKLVKKVPLKLDNPHPHSDTRLVRKLDNGNYLVAHENDGHIREYDGESGKVIWDYEVPMFDQEPRGGHGPEAFGNKAFAAVRLENGNTLIATGNGHSVIEVTPKKEIVWKIAQNDLPGITLAWVTTLEVLPNGHYVIGNCHAGPDNPLLVEVDPKTKKVVWQFDQFKVFGNSAPNSQLLSVEGDVIR, encoded by the coding sequence ATGTTGCGAACGACGCTGCTTGTTACTCTGATTGCCATTGCTTTTTCTTTGTCCACGTCGATCCTGGAAGCAGGCCCGTTTCGCCTGGTGATGCAGGGCAACAATAAGCTGGCCATCGTTAACGAAGAGGGAGCGATCGAGTGGGAAATGCCCTGGGGCGGGATTCATGATATCCATGTCTTGGACAATGGCCATATCATGGTTCAACAGGGTGCCGCCCAAGTTGCTGAAATCGATCCCGATGCGAAGAAGGTCGTTTGGTCCTACGACTCGGCCAAGAGCAACGGCAACGAAGGGAAACGGATCGAAGTCCACGCGTTTCAGCCGTTGGCAAATGGCAACGTCATGATTGCCGAGTCAGGCGCCGGCCGAATCATTGAAGTCAATCGCGACGGCAAACTGGTCAAGAAAGTTCCCCTGAAGTTGGACAACCCGCATCCTCACTCCGATACGCGACTGGTCCGAAAGCTGGACAATGGCAACTATCTCGTCGCTCACGAAAACGATGGGCATATCCGCGAATACGACGGTGAATCGGGCAAAGTGATCTGGGACTATGAAGTCCCCATGTTCGATCAGGAGCCACGCGGCGGTCACGGTCCGGAAGCCTTCGGCAACAAAGCCTTCGCGGCCGTTCGTCTGGAAAACGGGAACACCTTGATCGCCACCGGCAACGGTCATAGCGTCATCGAAGTTACACCAAAGAAAGAAATCGTCTGGAAGATTGCTCAGAACGACCTGCCTGGGATCACGCTCGCCTGGGTCACCACCCTGGAAGTTCTGCCCAACGGTCACTATGTCATCGGCAACTGCCACGCAGGCCCCGACAACCCCCTGCTGGTCGAAGTCGATCCCAAGACAAAGAAGGTCGTTTGGCAATTCGACCAATTCAAAGTCTTCGGCAACTCGGCTCCCAACTCGCAGCTACTTAGCGTCGAGGGAGACGTGATTCGTTAA
- a CDS encoding DUF1559 domain-containing protein: protein MSISIERKRGFTLVELLVVIAIIGVLIALLLPAVQQAREAARRMQCSNNLKQLGLALHNYHDTFLKFPPAAIKEKVQDGSGSAQSTVWSAFILPQIEQGALYDKINGMGFGIVWDDDGNNEDILRVRLDAFECPSSPDTGQVFDDGGITGRPRGSYGVVVTGTVGYTISSNSTNSESKHHMDDGGVGHSRHNGPFYYQNISTNFRDITDGSSNTLFVGERYSDKISNRAHIYVGTSNGQDSHCKWGASTGIQLNTLDSGTQGMAGFHSAHPGGALFMLGDGATRFVSENIDRLIYASMGTRNGGEVAQLP, encoded by the coding sequence ATGAGCATCTCGATCGAGCGCAAGCGTGGCTTTACGCTTGTGGAATTGTTGGTGGTGATCGCCATCATCGGCGTTCTCATCGCTTTACTGTTGCCTGCGGTGCAGCAAGCCCGAGAGGCGGCCCGCCGCATGCAGTGCAGCAACAACCTGAAACAACTTGGTTTGGCTCTGCACAACTACCACGATACGTTCCTTAAGTTTCCGCCGGCAGCCATTAAAGAAAAGGTTCAGGACGGAAGCGGTAGCGCTCAGTCGACTGTCTGGAGTGCATTCATTCTCCCTCAGATTGAACAGGGCGCCCTCTACGACAAGATCAACGGTATGGGCTTTGGGATCGTCTGGGACGACGATGGTAACAACGAAGATATTCTTCGTGTTCGTTTGGATGCGTTCGAGTGCCCTTCGTCACCCGATACGGGGCAGGTGTTTGATGACGGTGGTATCACGGGTCGCCCGCGAGGCAGCTATGGTGTGGTCGTAACCGGGACCGTGGGCTATACCATTTCTAGCAACTCAACCAATAGTGAAAGCAAGCATCACATGGACGACGGTGGCGTTGGTCACTCTCGCCATAATGGTCCGTTCTATTACCAGAACATCTCGACCAATTTCCGTGACATTACCGACGGTTCTTCGAACACCCTTTTCGTTGGCGAACGTTATTCCGACAAGATCTCGAATCGAGCTCACATCTATGTTGGTACTTCCAACGGTCAAGACTCTCACTGCAAGTGGGGTGCATCGACGGGTATCCAGTTGAACACGCTCGATTCTGGCACCCAAGGGATGGCCGGCTTCCACAGTGCTCACCCAGGCGGCGCCCTATTCATGTTGGGTGACGGTGCGACTCGTTTCGTCAGCGAAAACATCGATCGCCTGATTTACGCCAGCATGGGTACTCGCAACGGCGGGGAAGTCGCTCAACTGCCGTAA
- a CDS encoding RNA polymerase sigma factor, which yields METSVSFLDSLQHTSDEEAWGRLVGMYSPLIRGWLKRYGASLDDIEDITQEVLTVVFRRFPEFRREPRPGAFRAWLRTIAANCLRDHWRKKNKQPPGIGGSDFGQVVAELQDPESGLSAQWNREHDRHVIQYLLQEVRPAFTDKTWSAFQRFALDGLSADDVSQELGISVNAVFVAKSRVLSRLRQRGLGLID from the coding sequence ATGGAAACCTCGGTCAGCTTTCTCGACTCGCTGCAACATACCTCCGACGAAGAGGCATGGGGGCGATTGGTGGGCATGTACTCGCCGCTGATTCGAGGTTGGCTCAAGCGGTACGGAGCCTCGCTGGATGACATCGAAGATATCACACAGGAAGTATTGACGGTTGTGTTCCGACGCTTCCCTGAGTTTCGACGCGAACCCCGGCCCGGTGCGTTTCGTGCGTGGCTGCGAACCATCGCCGCAAACTGCCTGAGAGATCATTGGCGCAAGAAGAACAAGCAGCCACCGGGGATTGGCGGAAGTGACTTTGGCCAGGTGGTTGCTGAACTTCAAGATCCCGAAAGTGGTTTGAGCGCCCAATGGAATCGAGAGCACGATCGCCACGTGATACAATACTTGCTGCAGGAGGTCCGTCCCGCGTTTACAGACAAAACGTGGTCTGCGTTCCAGCGATTCGCCCTGGACGGCCTCAGTGCCGACGACGTTAGCCAGGAACTCGGGATTTCTGTGAATGCCGTCTTCGTGGCCAAGTCGCGGGTACTTTCCCGCCTACGTCAACGCGGACTAGGGCTCATTGACTAA